In Humulus lupulus chromosome 6, drHumLupu1.1, whole genome shotgun sequence, a single genomic region encodes these proteins:
- the LOC133782095 gene encoding uncharacterized protein LOC133782095, producing the protein MMPYKWRKAKRASFSFMAPSLSSLLHSHSLFSFPNSNPKLTHSHNFPSRPSPRTLTFRSGSNPNPSPTSGTDESSPSPPPLPPPPPARRSFAVATGELFLGLASRLINKPSRGPNGEEVASVAMFENYGSTVWSKKERIGAVIEDEIEPDVVWEQSVKDVEAEKQRCVVTSPGFSFSAAGLLFPYHLGVAQFLIENGYIKESTPLAGSSAGAIVCAVIASGASMDEALNATKILAEDCRSKGTAFRLGAVLRDVLDKFLPEDVHIRSNGRVRVAVTQILWRPRGLLVDKFDSKEDLINAVFTSSFIPGYLAPRPATFFRNRLCIDGGLTLFMPPTSAKQTIRVCAFPASRLGLEGIGISPDCNPENKTTPRELFNWALEPAEDHILDRLFEFGYRDAAIWAKENPANELVKDGSPVVQNGLV; encoded by the exons ATGATGCCATACAAATGGAGGAAGGCTAAGCGAGCTTCATTCTCATTCATGGCTCCTTCCCTCTCATCTCTCCTTCACTCTCACTCTCTTTTCTCTTTCCCCAATTCTAACCCTAAATTAACTCACAGTCACAACTTCCCTTCCCGACCCTCCCCACGTACCCTGACCTTCCGCTCTGGTTCCAACCCCAACCCATCCCCTACCTCCGGCACCGACGAGTCATCGCCTTCTCCGCCACCATTGCCTCCTCCGCCGCCTGCCAGAAGGTCCTTTGCTGTTGCCACCGGAGAACTTTTCTTGGGATTGGCCTCGCGGCTCATTAACAAGCCCAGCCGTGGCCCAAATGGCGAAGAGGTGGCCTCGGTTGCTATGTTCGAGAATTATGGCAGTACGGTTTGGAGTAAGAAGGAGAGGATTGGGGCGGTCATTGAGGATGAGATTGAGCCTGATGTAGTGTGGGAGCAGAGCGTGAAGGACGTCGAGGCTGAGAAGCAGCGGTGCGTGGTTACCAGTCCCGGGTTCAGCTTCTCCGCCGCGGGACTTCTCTTCCCTTACCACCTTGGGGTTGCTCAGTTTCTCATAGAAAATGGGTACATTAAG GAGAGCACTCCATTAGCTGGttcctcagctggggccattgTTTGTGCGGTGATTGCCTCTGGAGCCAGTATGGATGAGGCATTGAACGCTACTAAGATACTGGCTGAAGACTGTCGGAGCAAAGGGACAGCATTTCGGCTTGGG GCTGTCCTTCGAGATGTTCTCGACAAGTTTCTGCCAGAGGATGTGCACATAAGATCTAATGGACGTGTTCGTG TTGCTGTAACCCAGATTCTCTGGAGGCCCAGAGGATTATTAGTGGATAAGTTTGACTCCAAAGAAGATCTTATTAATGCAGTTTTTACTTCTTCCTTCATTCCAGG ATATCTTGCACCTAGACCAGCAACATTTTTCCGTAATCGACTTTGCATTGATGGGGGTTTAACCTTATTTATGCCTCCAACATCTGCAAAACAGACG ATTCGCGTATGTGCTTTCCCAGCCAGCCGCTTAGGATTGGAAGGAATTGGGATCAGCCCAGATTGCAATCCTGAAAATAAGACTACCCCTCGGGAG CTTTTCAATTGGGCACTTGAGCCAGCAGAAGATCATATTCTCGATAGGCTATTTGAATTTGGATACCGAGATGCAGCAATATGGGCTAAGGAGAATCCAGCTAATGAATTAGTTAAAGATGGCAGCCCCGTAGTGCAAAATGGTTTAGTTTAG